The Candidatus Obscuribacterales bacterium genome includes the window GCTAAGGTACATATCCACACCCAACACCGAGCTGTGGTAGCCCAGTTGCGCCAACAGCAGCAGCAGCACTACCAGCAGGAAGAACGCTGGCGGCTGTTGATGAAAGGCACCGGAGACGGCATTTTTGACTGGGATATCACCACAGGACAGGTGATGATGACAGCCCGCTGGATGTCCATGTTGGGCTACATGGAAGGGGAGTTTGTTGGGACGTTCACCACCTGGACAGATTTGCTGCATCCCGACGATCGCGATCGCACCCTAGCAGCTCAGCAGGCCTATATTTATCATCAAAGCCCAGATTACCAGCATGAATTTCGGCTACGTTGTGCAGATGGTAGCTATAAGTGGATTTTGGCCCGGGGGCAGGCGGTCTGGGATGAGTCTGGCTGTCCAGTGCGCATGGTGGGGTGGCATCAAGATATTAGCGATCGCAAGCAACTTGAGCTAGCTCTGCAGGCTTCAAAGGCCCAGCTTAGTGATATCCTCAATAGCATTGGAGCCTCTATTGGTAGCTTTCGCTACTACGATGATGGTTCATGGGAAACGGTGTATCATTCCCTGGGCTGTATTGCCGTATTTGGCTATCCCCTGGCTATTTTTCCGGCAGAAAAATGGTTGTCGTGCATCATACCAGAGGATGCGGAAACCTTCATTCCTCACTTGATCGATACGATACGACAAGAGCGCAGCAATACCTTTGAATATCGCTATCGTCATCCCGATGGTTCCATTCGCTGGATCTCAGACACTGTCACCTCTCGGCGTGACGAGATAGAATCCTGCTGGGTTGTGACTCTGGTGGGAATTGATCTGAGCGATCGCCGCCGAGCGGAGCAGGCACAGCGAGATAGTGAAGCACGCTTTCGGGCCATTTTTGAGGCAGCCCAAATTGGTATTGTGGTGGGCACTGCGCCAGACTACTGGCTATCGTTCACCAATCCTTGCTTTTTAAACCTGTTAGGCTACAGTGCTGAGGAGTTAGCAACTTATCAATGTTTCGATATTTCTTATCCTGATGATCTGCCGGCTGAGCGTCAACTTTTAGATGAATGTCTGGCTGGGCAGCGAGACTGCTATCAACTGGAAAAGCGATTTATCTGCAAAGATGGTCATATTATCTGGACGCATGTGATTATGTCGATGGTGCGGGATCCTCAGGGGCAGATCCAGTCCGCGATCGCCTTGGTGGAAGACATCAGCGATCGCAAACGGGCAGATCTGGCGCTGCAGGAAAGTGAAACCCGCTTCCGTGACCTCATTGAGCAAACCTCTGACTGGGTGTGGCAAACCGATGCAGACGATCGGTTTACCTACGTCAGTCCCCAAGTAGAGCACATTCTAGGGTATGTCCCGGATCAAGTGCTAGGGCATACAACCTTCGATTTTATGGAACCCCTAGAGCGCGATCGGGTGCGGTCGATTCTGCGCCCCTATGTGGAACGGGCCATGTCTTTTACGGGAGTGGAGAAAACACTCATTCACCAAGCGGGTAGACTGGTGACCTTAGAAACAAGTGGCTCTCCTATCCTAGATGCCCAGGGTTGGTTGCTGGGCTATCGCGGCATTGCTCGGGATATTACAGAACGCAAGCAGGCTGAGCTTAAGCTGCAACTAGCCAAACAAGAGGCCGAGGCAGCCAATGTGGCTAAGAGTCAGTTTCTGGCAAGCATGAGCCATGAACTGCGGACGCCGCTCAATGCTATTTTGGGGTTTGCTCAGGTGATGGGATACGATACGCAACTGTCGGCTGATCATCGTAATTTCGTTCAGACTATTCTGCGCAGTGGAGAGCACTTGCTAGAGCTAATCAATGAGGTGCTGGATTTATCCAAAATTGAAGCCGGGCATATGTCCGTTGAATATAGTACGTTCAATCTTCCAGATTTTATCCGAACGAGCTGTGAGATGCTCTACCAACAGGCGGATATGAAAGGTCTCACGCTCCATTTTGATCTTGCAGAGAACACGCCTAGTTACATCATGACCGATGCCCACAAGCTGCGTCAGGTGTTAATTAATCTGTTGGGCAATGCAATTAAGTTCACAGACCAAGGACAAATTTTTCTGCGGGTTTCGGCTACAGTGCATCCCCATTGCGATCGCCAACAGTTAACCCAGGTTTTTCTGACGTTTGAGGTTGAGGATACGGGTATTGGTATTGCGCCTGAACATCAAGCCAGGATTTTTGAAGCCTTTGAGCAGGTGTCGGATGCTTCAAATGGTTCAAAATTTGCTGATGGCACAGGACTAGGGCTGACGATCAGCCGCCGTCTGCTGGATCTATTGGGTGGGCAGATTACCCTAGATAGTCAACCTCAGCGGGGGAGCCTCTTCCGCTTTTCTATCCCTGTGCGCCTTGCCACCTCGGCAGATCTTGAGCAGACCCTGCCTACTAGTGTGGTGATTGGCGTTACGCCTGGTCAGCCGACCTATCGAATTTTGGTGGTGGATGATCAGGAAGATAATTGTCAATTTTTGATTCAAACCCTGAGTATCATTGGCTTTGAGACCCAGGCTGCAGATCGGGGAGAGGCAGCGATCGCTCTTTGGAAGCAGTGGCAACCCCATTTAATTTTGATGGATATCAACATGCCGGGAGTGGATGGCTATGCGGCGACTCGTCATATTCGTAGGGTGGAGCAGACTAAAGGCGTTGATCAACATTCCGGTCAAACCATCTGCCCAACGCGCATTTTGGCCATGTCGGCTAGTGCCTTTGATCGCGATCGCACCTATGCCCTAGCGGTGGGATGTGATGACTTTTTGACGAAGCCAATTCAGCTGCAGACGTTGTTTCACAAAATTGCCGCGCTCATTCCTGTTC containing:
- a CDS encoding PAS domain S-box protein, whose amino-acid sequence is MSTLQRDLAIYPASVTIVVADSDSSIGQDVMFCLMDLGYCPQRVQLIQDLHMALEAGTVDLLFLSVQWLEQGLDLQAIAAIPVIPFGSDQERSRAYEAGGIDYLTLPFSSAELQAKVHIHTQHRAVVAQLRQQQQQHYQQEERWRLLMKGTGDGIFDWDITTGQVMMTARWMSMLGYMEGEFVGTFTTWTDLLHPDDRDRTLAAQQAYIYHQSPDYQHEFRLRCADGSYKWILARGQAVWDESGCPVRMVGWHQDISDRKQLELALQASKAQLSDILNSIGASIGSFRYYDDGSWETVYHSLGCIAVFGYPLAIFPAEKWLSCIIPEDAETFIPHLIDTIRQERSNTFEYRYRHPDGSIRWISDTVTSRRDEIESCWVVTLVGIDLSDRRRAEQAQRDSEARFRAIFEAAQIGIVVGTAPDYWLSFTNPCFLNLLGYSAEELATYQCFDISYPDDLPAERQLLDECLAGQRDCYQLEKRFICKDGHIIWTHVIMSMVRDPQGQIQSAIALVEDISDRKRADLALQESETRFRDLIEQTSDWVWQTDADDRFTYVSPQVEHILGYVPDQVLGHTTFDFMEPLERDRVRSILRPYVERAMSFTGVEKTLIHQAGRLVTLETSGSPILDAQGWLLGYRGIARDITERKQAELKLQLAKQEAEAANVAKSQFLASMSHELRTPLNAILGFAQVMGYDTQLSADHRNFVQTILRSGEHLLELINEVLDLSKIEAGHMSVEYSTFNLPDFIRTSCEMLYQQADMKGLTLHFDLAENTPSYIMTDAHKLRQVLINLLGNAIKFTDQGQIFLRVSATVHPHCDRQQLTQVFLTFEVEDTGIGIAPEHQARIFEAFEQVSDASNGSKFADGTGLGLTISRRLLDLLGGQITLDSQPQRGSLFRFSIPVRLATSADLEQTLPTSVVIGVTPGQPTYRILVVDDQEDNCQFLIQTLSIIGFETQAADRGEAAIALWKQWQPHLILMDINMPGVDGYAATRHIRRVEQTKGVDQHSGQTICPTRILAMSASAFDRDRTYALAVGCDDFLTKPIQLQTLFHKIAALIPVHYVFSQTMDVVPAPPALASDQLCVMPREWIEELCQRAALCDSTHIDHLLKQIPAHHRLLQEGLQCYNDMSRLDIILDLADACLRMNSNESKLD